From Corticium candelabrum chromosome 13, ooCorCand1.1, whole genome shotgun sequence, a single genomic window includes:
- the LOC134188986 gene encoding protein-methionine sulfoxide oxidase mical3a-like isoform X2 codes for MNVADGNSLYDRFVESKTLKDTIDTFSQLCTALDIDSTQCGLTVYHQLKEKLRSWKCSSLWSLLDKRAAQKEYGKGRACIGKRILIIGGGPAGLRVAVEGAFLGCDVHVVEKRNVFTRNNVLHLWPFTIEDLKSLGTKKFFGKFCSGAIDHINIRTLQLILLKISLILGAKMHTGVEFVEVVPPTSSHPAEGAKPGLPGFTRKEFRGKLALGITANFVNRNTREEAAVSEISGVAFIFNQSFFQELKESTGINLENIVYYKDETHYFVMTAKKESLFNKGVFKQNLSDVSDLLSKSNLDFEALCSYAREAADFSTDLPHLDFELNHKGQPDVAIFDFTSLFAADHAANVWEVCGQQLLVMMVGDALIEPFWPTGSGCGRAFLSAMDAAWTMKCFSQGMAPLELLALRERVFQFLPQTTPDRLNQQFNCYTINPSTRYPDVMRKTDVAGVTHLYLKDEQLSQLSLQVGDIAEIRKKVRIDQESTAVLERQVHKELPPNEDKITPLKTPRKTSYQQRRGITRAIWSPAEDSATVADTKSLISWSSNELRSYKLSVTNMTTSWSDGKAFCCLIHRYFPHLIDFDSVKKSSAEVNNKLAFDIAEKHLGISALLNPEDMNNPDKLTVILYVSRLFDYLHDKEPVLAPGISQRLETPIDHEKQRKKPSDEKQECEVAAQFSVARQNLRKVKRQMTRSSSGKWDFTNRDLVYEATTAIASPSQLVTATPTSGSPQFQPKKRSSLSDRCHFCTKRVYAMEKFHAEGFFFHRGCFRCSHCNCQLKLGDYAYSKGEEGQEGKFFCRAHFKQLFYSNPAAVGYARAEDKAKRTSEMPPANQPELHKQSSVFLKQRGQRYANPTVTAAEGSRETTPTPVDMQEVRQVGGITRHRLSLVEIARKSPDEQLRETRLAQQRLAQKQHRKRLRLAQEIQREMGMLEVQLSDLEQKGVFVEEKLRQDNLSESEESALYGDWYSLINEKNALVRRDAELMILFKDLQLEDKRQQIENELRAREAIPAEEKTEEDRKEEKQLLQDLLAVVDERDELVNQTEEERVRELEEDQAIQNTLTKKGLWEAEQCGAGCQATPQPDDATLRADVQTRDTSTQIRDKDRKSRFFSWLF; via the exons ATGAATGTAGCAGACGGTAATTCTTTGTACGATCGTTTTGTTGAGAGCAAGACGTTGAAGGATACGATAGACACTTTTTCACAGCTCTGTACGGCACTGGACATCGACTCAACCCAATGCGGTCTTACAGTGTACCACCAGTTGAAAGAGAAACTGAGATCATGGAAATGCTCGTCTCTTTGGAGTTTGCTTGACAAGCGAGCAGCGCAGAAAGAATATGGGAAGGGTCGCGCTTGTATTGGGAAGAGAATACTTATCATCGGAGGTGGTCCTGCTGGCTTGAGAGTTGCTGTTGAAGGAGCTTTCCTGGGCTGTGATGTTCACGTTGTTGAAAAGCGCAACGTATTCACTAGGAATAACGTGCTACACTTGTGGCCCTTTACTATTGAAGATCTTAAGTCTCTCGGTACCAAGAAATTTTTTGGAAAATTTTGTAGTGGAGCCATTGATCATATCA ACATTCGTACGTTACAGCTCATCCTTTTGAAAATTTCTCTTATTTTGGGTGCCAAAATGCACACAGG AGTTGAATTTGTTGAAGTTGTTCCTCCTACCTCTTCACATCCAG CTGAAGGAGCAAAACCTGGTCTTCCAGGATTCACCAGGAAAGAGTTTCGAGGAAAGCTGGCTCTTGGCATTACAGCCAATTTTGTGAACAGGAACACAAGAGAAGAAGCAGCTGTTAGTGAGATTAGTGGAGTTGCATTTATTTTCAATCAGTCATTCTTTCAAGAACTAAAAGAAAGCACTGGGATTAACTTAGAGAACATTGTTTATTACAAAGACGAGACGCATTATTTTGTGATGACTGCAAAGAAAGAAAGCCTTTTTAATAAAGGAGTGTTTAAGCAA AATTTGAGTGACGTTTCAGATCTTCTTTCAAAATCAAATCTTGATTTTGAAGCTTTATGTTCATATGCCAGAGAAGCAGCAGATTTCTCAACAGACCTTCCACACTTGGATTTTGAG TTGAATCATAAGGGTCAACCTGATGTTGCCATTTTTGACTTTACCAGTCTTTTTGCTGCTGATCATGCAGCAAACGTATGGGAAGTTTGTGGACAGCAGCTGCTAGTCATGATGGTTGGGGATGCTTTAATTGAG cCTTTTTGGCCAACTGGCAGTGGATGCGGTCGAGCATTTCTTAGTGCAATGGATGCAGCTTGGACAATGAAGTGCTTTTCACAAGGAATGGCACCATTGGAATTGCTTGCTCTTAGAGAAAGAGTGTTTCAGTTTTTACCTCAGACAACACCag ATCGTCTGAATCAACAATTTAACTGCTACACAATCAATCCTTCAACTCGTTATCCGGATGTGATGAGGAAGACAGATGTTGCTGGTGTAACTCATCTGTATCTGAAAGATGAACAGTTGTCTCAACTGTCCCTGCAAGTAGGAGATATAGCAGAAATAAGGAAGAAAG TTCGTATTGATCAGGAATCAACTGCTGTGTTGGAGCGTCAAGTACACAAGGAATTGCCACCAAATGAAGACAAGATTACTCCTCTCAAAACA CCTCGTAAAACAAGTTATCAACAGAGAAGAGGAATAACGAGAGCAATATGGAGCCCAGCAGAAG ATTCTGCAACTGTTGCTGATACAAAGAGTTTAATTTCGTGGAGTTCCAATGAGCTACGATCGTATAAACTATCTGTGACAAATATGACAACTTCTTGGAGTGATGGAAAAGCATTTTGTTGTCTTATTCATCGATACTTTCCACATCTTAT TGACTTTGATTCAGTGAAGAAGAGTTCTGCTGAAGTGAACAATAAACTA GCATTTGATATTGCTGAGAAGCATCTTGGTATTTCAGCTTTACTGAATCCAGAGGACATGAACAATccagacaaactgactgttATTCTTTATGTTTCTCGTCTTTTTGATTACTTGCATGACAAAGAGCCTGTTCTAGCACCAGGCATCTCTCAACGATTGGAGACACCTATTGATCATGAGAAACAAAGGAAGAAACCTTCTGATGAGAAACAGGAATGCGAAGTTGCAGCACAGTTTAGTGTTGCAAGGCAAAACTTGAGAAAAGTCAAGAGGCAGATGACAAGATCTTCAAGTGGGAAATGGGATTTTACAAACAGAGATTTGGTCTATGAA GCAACAACTGCTATTGCATCTCCTTCACAATTAGTTACTGCCACACCTACTTCTGGCAGTCCTCAGTTTCAACCAAAGAAACGATCTTCGTTAAGTGATCGTTGTCACTTTTGTACCAAGAGGGTGTATGCCATGGAGAAATTTCATGCAGAAGGTTTCTTTTTTCATAGAGGATGCTTTCGCTGTAGTCATTGCAACTGTCAGCTAAAGCTGGGAGATTATGCGTATTCGAAGGGTGAAGAAGGGCAAGAGGGAAAGTTCTTTTGTCGAGCCCACTTCAAACAACTGTTCTACTCAAACCCAGCAGCTGTTGGGTATGCAAGGGCAGAAGATAAAGCAAAG AGAACTTCTGAGATGCCACCTGCTAATCAACCAGAGTTGCACAAGCAGTCTTCTGTGTTTCTTAAACAAAGGGGACAGAGGTATGCAAATCCTACTGTGACAGCAGCTGAAGGCAGTCGCGAGACGACACCCACTCCAGTAGATATGCAAGAAGTGCGACAAGTAGGTGGAATTACAAGACATCGACTAAGTCTTGTAGAGATCGCAAGGAAGAGCCCAGATGAGCAACTAAGGGAAACgagattg GCACAACAAAGGTTAGCTCAAAAACAGCATCGGAAGAGACTTCGGTTGGCACAAGAAATACAAAGAGAAATGGGAATGCTTGAAGTTCAACTCAGTGACTTGGAACAAAAGGGAGTATTTGTGGAGGAAAAGCTGAGACAAGACAATT TGAGTGAAAGTGAGGAATCTGCACTGTATGGTGATTGGTATTCGTTAATTAACGAGAAGAACGCTCTGGTGAGAAGAGATGCAGAGTTGATGATACT tTTCAAAGACTTGCAACTGGAAGATAAACGGCAACAGATAGAAAATGAACTGAGGGCCAGGGAAGCAATACCAG CTGAAGAGAAAACGGAAGAAGATAGAAAAGAGGAAAAACAGCTGTTGCAAGATCTCTTGGCTGTGGTTGATGAGCGTGATGAGTTGGTCAATCAGACGGAAGAAGAGCGCGTCAG AGAACTGGAGGAAGACCAGGCGATACAGAATACCTTGACGAAAAAGG GTCTCTGGGAAGCGGAACAATGTGGTGCTGGCTGTCAAGCTACACCCCAACCAGATGACGCTACTCTGCGTGCTGACGTACAGACGAGAGACACCAGCACACAAATAAGAGACAAAGACAGGAAGTCCAGATTTTTTTCTTGGTTATTCTAG
- the LOC134188986 gene encoding protein-methionine sulfoxide oxidase mical3a-like isoform X1 → MNVADGNSLYDRFVESKTLKDTIDTFSQLCTALDIDSTQCGLTVYHQLKEKLRSWKCSSLWSLLDKRAAQKEYGKGRACIGKRILIIGGGPAGLRVAVEGAFLGCDVHVVEKRNVFTRNNVLHLWPFTIEDLKSLGTKKFFGKFCSGAIDHINIRTLQLILLKISLILGAKMHTGVEFVEVVPPTSSHPGWRMQVKPSDNSLNQLVFDCVIGAEGAKPGLPGFTRKEFRGKLALGITANFVNRNTREEAAVSEISGVAFIFNQSFFQELKESTGINLENIVYYKDETHYFVMTAKKESLFNKGVFKQNLSDVSDLLSKSNLDFEALCSYAREAADFSTDLPHLDFELNHKGQPDVAIFDFTSLFAADHAANVWEVCGQQLLVMMVGDALIEPFWPTGSGCGRAFLSAMDAAWTMKCFSQGMAPLELLALRERVFQFLPQTTPDRLNQQFNCYTINPSTRYPDVMRKTDVAGVTHLYLKDEQLSQLSLQVGDIAEIRKKVRIDQESTAVLERQVHKELPPNEDKITPLKTPRKTSYQQRRGITRAIWSPAEDSATVADTKSLISWSSNELRSYKLSVTNMTTSWSDGKAFCCLIHRYFPHLIDFDSVKKSSAEVNNKLAFDIAEKHLGISALLNPEDMNNPDKLTVILYVSRLFDYLHDKEPVLAPGISQRLETPIDHEKQRKKPSDEKQECEVAAQFSVARQNLRKVKRQMTRSSSGKWDFTNRDLVYEATTAIASPSQLVTATPTSGSPQFQPKKRSSLSDRCHFCTKRVYAMEKFHAEGFFFHRGCFRCSHCNCQLKLGDYAYSKGEEGQEGKFFCRAHFKQLFYSNPAAVGYARAEDKAKRTSEMPPANQPELHKQSSVFLKQRGQRYANPTVTAAEGSRETTPTPVDMQEVRQVGGITRHRLSLVEIARKSPDEQLRETRLAQQRLAQKQHRKRLRLAQEIQREMGMLEVQLSDLEQKGVFVEEKLRQDNLSESEESALYGDWYSLINEKNALVRRDAELMILFKDLQLEDKRQQIENELRAREAIPAEEKTEEDRKEEKQLLQDLLAVVDERDELVNQTEEERVRELEEDQAIQNTLTKKGLWEAEQCGAGCQATPQPDDATLRADVQTRDTSTQIRDKDRKSRFFSWLF, encoded by the exons ATGAATGTAGCAGACGGTAATTCTTTGTACGATCGTTTTGTTGAGAGCAAGACGTTGAAGGATACGATAGACACTTTTTCACAGCTCTGTACGGCACTGGACATCGACTCAACCCAATGCGGTCTTACAGTGTACCACCAGTTGAAAGAGAAACTGAGATCATGGAAATGCTCGTCTCTTTGGAGTTTGCTTGACAAGCGAGCAGCGCAGAAAGAATATGGGAAGGGTCGCGCTTGTATTGGGAAGAGAATACTTATCATCGGAGGTGGTCCTGCTGGCTTGAGAGTTGCTGTTGAAGGAGCTTTCCTGGGCTGTGATGTTCACGTTGTTGAAAAGCGCAACGTATTCACTAGGAATAACGTGCTACACTTGTGGCCCTTTACTATTGAAGATCTTAAGTCTCTCGGTACCAAGAAATTTTTTGGAAAATTTTGTAGTGGAGCCATTGATCATATCA ACATTCGTACGTTACAGCTCATCCTTTTGAAAATTTCTCTTATTTTGGGTGCCAAAATGCACACAGG AGTTGAATTTGTTGAAGTTGTTCCTCCTACCTCTTCACATCCAGGTTGGCGGATGCAAG TGAAGCCGTCTGACAACAGTCTTAATCAGCTTGTGTTTGATTGTGTTATTGGAGCTGAAGGAGCAAAACCTGGTCTTCCAGGATTCACCAGGAAAGAGTTTCGAGGAAAGCTGGCTCTTGGCATTACAGCCAATTTTGTGAACAGGAACACAAGAGAAGAAGCAGCTGTTAGTGAGATTAGTGGAGTTGCATTTATTTTCAATCAGTCATTCTTTCAAGAACTAAAAGAAAGCACTGGGATTAACTTAGAGAACATTGTTTATTACAAAGACGAGACGCATTATTTTGTGATGACTGCAAAGAAAGAAAGCCTTTTTAATAAAGGAGTGTTTAAGCAA AATTTGAGTGACGTTTCAGATCTTCTTTCAAAATCAAATCTTGATTTTGAAGCTTTATGTTCATATGCCAGAGAAGCAGCAGATTTCTCAACAGACCTTCCACACTTGGATTTTGAG TTGAATCATAAGGGTCAACCTGATGTTGCCATTTTTGACTTTACCAGTCTTTTTGCTGCTGATCATGCAGCAAACGTATGGGAAGTTTGTGGACAGCAGCTGCTAGTCATGATGGTTGGGGATGCTTTAATTGAG cCTTTTTGGCCAACTGGCAGTGGATGCGGTCGAGCATTTCTTAGTGCAATGGATGCAGCTTGGACAATGAAGTGCTTTTCACAAGGAATGGCACCATTGGAATTGCTTGCTCTTAGAGAAAGAGTGTTTCAGTTTTTACCTCAGACAACACCag ATCGTCTGAATCAACAATTTAACTGCTACACAATCAATCCTTCAACTCGTTATCCGGATGTGATGAGGAAGACAGATGTTGCTGGTGTAACTCATCTGTATCTGAAAGATGAACAGTTGTCTCAACTGTCCCTGCAAGTAGGAGATATAGCAGAAATAAGGAAGAAAG TTCGTATTGATCAGGAATCAACTGCTGTGTTGGAGCGTCAAGTACACAAGGAATTGCCACCAAATGAAGACAAGATTACTCCTCTCAAAACA CCTCGTAAAACAAGTTATCAACAGAGAAGAGGAATAACGAGAGCAATATGGAGCCCAGCAGAAG ATTCTGCAACTGTTGCTGATACAAAGAGTTTAATTTCGTGGAGTTCCAATGAGCTACGATCGTATAAACTATCTGTGACAAATATGACAACTTCTTGGAGTGATGGAAAAGCATTTTGTTGTCTTATTCATCGATACTTTCCACATCTTAT TGACTTTGATTCAGTGAAGAAGAGTTCTGCTGAAGTGAACAATAAACTA GCATTTGATATTGCTGAGAAGCATCTTGGTATTTCAGCTTTACTGAATCCAGAGGACATGAACAATccagacaaactgactgttATTCTTTATGTTTCTCGTCTTTTTGATTACTTGCATGACAAAGAGCCTGTTCTAGCACCAGGCATCTCTCAACGATTGGAGACACCTATTGATCATGAGAAACAAAGGAAGAAACCTTCTGATGAGAAACAGGAATGCGAAGTTGCAGCACAGTTTAGTGTTGCAAGGCAAAACTTGAGAAAAGTCAAGAGGCAGATGACAAGATCTTCAAGTGGGAAATGGGATTTTACAAACAGAGATTTGGTCTATGAA GCAACAACTGCTATTGCATCTCCTTCACAATTAGTTACTGCCACACCTACTTCTGGCAGTCCTCAGTTTCAACCAAAGAAACGATCTTCGTTAAGTGATCGTTGTCACTTTTGTACCAAGAGGGTGTATGCCATGGAGAAATTTCATGCAGAAGGTTTCTTTTTTCATAGAGGATGCTTTCGCTGTAGTCATTGCAACTGTCAGCTAAAGCTGGGAGATTATGCGTATTCGAAGGGTGAAGAAGGGCAAGAGGGAAAGTTCTTTTGTCGAGCCCACTTCAAACAACTGTTCTACTCAAACCCAGCAGCTGTTGGGTATGCAAGGGCAGAAGATAAAGCAAAG AGAACTTCTGAGATGCCACCTGCTAATCAACCAGAGTTGCACAAGCAGTCTTCTGTGTTTCTTAAACAAAGGGGACAGAGGTATGCAAATCCTACTGTGACAGCAGCTGAAGGCAGTCGCGAGACGACACCCACTCCAGTAGATATGCAAGAAGTGCGACAAGTAGGTGGAATTACAAGACATCGACTAAGTCTTGTAGAGATCGCAAGGAAGAGCCCAGATGAGCAACTAAGGGAAACgagattg GCACAACAAAGGTTAGCTCAAAAACAGCATCGGAAGAGACTTCGGTTGGCACAAGAAATACAAAGAGAAATGGGAATGCTTGAAGTTCAACTCAGTGACTTGGAACAAAAGGGAGTATTTGTGGAGGAAAAGCTGAGACAAGACAATT TGAGTGAAAGTGAGGAATCTGCACTGTATGGTGATTGGTATTCGTTAATTAACGAGAAGAACGCTCTGGTGAGAAGAGATGCAGAGTTGATGATACT tTTCAAAGACTTGCAACTGGAAGATAAACGGCAACAGATAGAAAATGAACTGAGGGCCAGGGAAGCAATACCAG CTGAAGAGAAAACGGAAGAAGATAGAAAAGAGGAAAAACAGCTGTTGCAAGATCTCTTGGCTGTGGTTGATGAGCGTGATGAGTTGGTCAATCAGACGGAAGAAGAGCGCGTCAG AGAACTGGAGGAAGACCAGGCGATACAGAATACCTTGACGAAAAAGG GTCTCTGGGAAGCGGAACAATGTGGTGCTGGCTGTCAAGCTACACCCCAACCAGATGACGCTACTCTGCGTGCTGACGTACAGACGAGAGACACCAGCACACAAATAAGAGACAAAGACAGGAAGTCCAGATTTTTTTCTTGGTTATTCTAG
- the LOC134188985 gene encoding uncharacterized protein LOC134188985 isoform X2, whose translation MMFADTKNSLDDESGSDWDDLKVPSAADPSSKRTFHGLQPLPPAHAHQPEPPKPSQGKRRFRQHKQYGAKIEQERNLSTFGQDGLHSREETVLNGRRHYGDQPPFDFRGNVTPIAHVTHKAKPGKPVKNPDADEGKLSETQERGIESVVVQDVDRKMSAAGSRDVMVMSTEEREDERKDNMLSHLVERPSTVSSVRMLEKLSIEEERREEPEEETQLGKQDYERHFPLLYYQEDLSNCYSSRDNSDAVMMSVADKSEHYIRRLWQEVFGFLRLLVDFVIVFFIELLRFLLQTFFHRCVAAMANLLSNHIVRPVLSATHNVIIQPLAVLLFMIGRAVGHVINPVLDILNKIVYILAVPLKAFRLVEINWKKEATEHV comes from the exons ATGATG TTTGCTGATACGAAAAACAGTTTGGACGACGAGTCAGGTTCGGACTGGGACGACCTTAAAGTTCCGTCGGCTGCCGACCCGTCCTCGAAACGTACCTTCCATGGTCTTCAACCGTTGCCTCctgcgcatgctcaccaaCCTGAACCTCCTAAACCATCGCAGGGCAAGCGAAGATTTCGACAGCACAAACAGTATGGTGCAAAGATAGAACAAGAACGAAATTTATCAACGTTTGGACAAGATGGCTTGCATTCAAGAGAAGAGACTGTTTTGAATGGCCGTCGTCACTATGGTGACCAGCCTCCATTTGATTTTAGAGGGAACGTCACTCCTATTGCTCACGTGACTCATAAAGCGAAACCGGGAAAACCAGTCAAAAACCC TGATGCAGATGAAGGAAAACTAAGTGAAACACAAGAGAGAGGAATTGAGTCTGTTGTAGTGCAGGATGTTGATAGGAAAATGTCTGCAGCAGGCAGTCGAGATGTAATGGTGATGAGTACAGAGGAAAGGGAAGACGAGAGAAAAGACAACATGTTGTCTCATCTTGTTGAACGACCTTCAACAGTTAGTTCTGTTAGAATGCTAGAAAAATTGTCAATTGAggaagagaggagagaagaaCCAGAGGAAGAAACACAATTGGGGAAACAAGACTATGAGAG ACACTTTCCTCTTCTGTATTATCAGGAGGACTTATCTAACTGCTATTCGTCTCGTGACAACTCTGATGCTGTTATGATGAGCGTAGCAGACAA ATCAGAGCATTATATTCGTCGCTTGTGGCAGGAAGTGTTTGGTTTTCTTCGACTTTTAGTCGATTTTGTCATTGTGTTCTTCATTGAGCTGCTGCGTTTTCTTCTACAGACATTCTTTCATCGCTGTGTGGCAGCCATGGCAAACCTTCTCTCAAATCATATTGTGAGGCCTGTCTTGTCAGCCACTCATAATGTCATCATTCAGCCACTTGCTGTCTTGCTCTTTATGATTGGAAGAGCTGTTGGACACGTGATTAATCCAGTGCTTGACATACTCAATAAGATAGTTTACATTCTTGCTGTTCCGTTGAAGGCATTTAGATTAGTGGAAATAAACTGGAAGAAGGAAGCCACAGAGCATGTGTAG
- the LOC134188985 gene encoding uncharacterized protein LOC134188985 isoform X1, translated as MMFADTKNSLDDESGSDWDDLKVPSAADPSSKRTFHGLQPLPPAHAHQPEPPKPSQGKRRFRQHKQYGAKIEQERNLSTFGQDGLHSREETVLNGRRHYGDQPPFDFRGNVTPIAHVTHKAKPGKPVKNPYVTQSHSFDRNDNTWDSDADEGKLSETQERGIESVVVQDVDRKMSAAGSRDVMVMSTEEREDERKDNMLSHLVERPSTVSSVRMLEKLSIEEERREEPEEETQLGKQDYERHFPLLYYQEDLSNCYSSRDNSDAVMMSVADKSEHYIRRLWQEVFGFLRLLVDFVIVFFIELLRFLLQTFFHRCVAAMANLLSNHIVRPVLSATHNVIIQPLAVLLFMIGRAVGHVINPVLDILNKIVYILAVPLKAFRLVEINWKKEATEHV; from the exons ATGATG TTTGCTGATACGAAAAACAGTTTGGACGACGAGTCAGGTTCGGACTGGGACGACCTTAAAGTTCCGTCGGCTGCCGACCCGTCCTCGAAACGTACCTTCCATGGTCTTCAACCGTTGCCTCctgcgcatgctcaccaaCCTGAACCTCCTAAACCATCGCAGGGCAAGCGAAGATTTCGACAGCACAAACAGTATGGTGCAAAGATAGAACAAGAACGAAATTTATCAACGTTTGGACAAGATGGCTTGCATTCAAGAGAAGAGACTGTTTTGAATGGCCGTCGTCACTATGGTGACCAGCCTCCATTTGATTTTAGAGGGAACGTCACTCCTATTGCTCACGTGACTCATAAAGCGAAACCGGGAAAACCAGTCAAAAACCCGTATGTTACACAATCTCATTCATTTGATAGAAATGACAATACTTGGGATAGTGATGCAGATGAAGGAAAACTAAGTGAAACACAAGAGAGAGGAATTGAGTCTGTTGTAGTGCAGGATGTTGATAGGAAAATGTCTGCAGCAGGCAGTCGAGATGTAATGGTGATGAGTACAGAGGAAAGGGAAGACGAGAGAAAAGACAACATGTTGTCTCATCTTGTTGAACGACCTTCAACAGTTAGTTCTGTTAGAATGCTAGAAAAATTGTCAATTGAggaagagaggagagaagaaCCAGAGGAAGAAACACAATTGGGGAAACAAGACTATGAGAG ACACTTTCCTCTTCTGTATTATCAGGAGGACTTATCTAACTGCTATTCGTCTCGTGACAACTCTGATGCTGTTATGATGAGCGTAGCAGACAA ATCAGAGCATTATATTCGTCGCTTGTGGCAGGAAGTGTTTGGTTTTCTTCGACTTTTAGTCGATTTTGTCATTGTGTTCTTCATTGAGCTGCTGCGTTTTCTTCTACAGACATTCTTTCATCGCTGTGTGGCAGCCATGGCAAACCTTCTCTCAAATCATATTGTGAGGCCTGTCTTGTCAGCCACTCATAATGTCATCATTCAGCCACTTGCTGTCTTGCTCTTTATGATTGGAAGAGCTGTTGGACACGTGATTAATCCAGTGCTTGACATACTCAATAAGATAGTTTACATTCTTGCTGTTCCGTTGAAGGCATTTAGATTAGTGGAAATAAACTGGAAGAAGGAAGCCACAGAGCATGTGTAG